The following coding sequences are from one Mytilus trossulus isolate FHL-02 chromosome 8, PNRI_Mtr1.1.1.hap1, whole genome shotgun sequence window:
- the LOC134682068 gene encoding uncharacterized protein LOC134682068 has translation MEKKNKNLTEELDMAKDIYKTEKKKSDDVERNITHALNETEKKQSDKIYQLQEHIKEKDLKIQSLHLQLNMVNDAANRARNEVREIAKKRPHEITEDTEDIRPDTQTKKMKATTDAITVSEETIDISQNEEIAMVEYNNENVYLGVLQDSMLTFTRQPLGKLGPDFVIKDLIFSLNKKDRQLINSAYIIENIKCKIVKNKFTVDEEQKKDLENSVKKYLAGKNTKNVASNDSLKN, from the exons ATGGAGAAAAAGAACAAGAACCTCACTGAAGAACTAGATATGGCCAAAGACAtttataaaactgaaaaaaag AAGTCTGATGATGTTGAAAGGAACATTACACATGCACTGAATGAAACAGAGAAAAAACAATccgataaaatatatcaactcCAG GAACATATCAAAGAGAAGGATCTGAAAATTCAAAGTCTTCATTTACAACTTAATATGGTTAACGATGCTGCAAATAGAGCTAGAAATGAAGTTAGAGAAATAGCAAAG AAAAGACCTCATGAGATAACAGAAGACACAGAAGACATCAGACCAGACACACAAACAAAG AAAATGAAAGCTACAACAGATGCCATTACAGTTAGCGAAGAAACAATTGATATATCACAAAATGAAGAA atTGCTATGGTAGAATACaataatgaaaatgtatatttggGTGTTCTACAAGATTCCATGCTAACCTTTACAAGACAGCCACTAGGAAAATTGGGACCAGACTTTGTTATAAAGGACttgattttttctttgaataaaaaagatcGTCAGTTGATCAATTCCGCCTACATTATAGAGAACATCAAGTGCAAgattgtcaaaaacaaatttactgTAGATGAGGAGCAGAAAAAAGACTTagaaaattctgtaaaaaaatatttggcggggaaaaatactaaaaacgtTGCAAGTAATGACAGTTTAAAAAACTAA
- the LOC134727895 gene encoding uncharacterized protein LOC134727895 yields MAPLSEGEENYVRLALLLKGVAPRAVRIYFDRTFPPTYLPSTLNTYYDTLDTLKFRRVLNQTQWNLLFPTNGVPDSTTFDVTLMICMIRNLASIIQPIDGFDRLPLPVETTPGADLARIKWYRNILAHHESNKMATADFNTAWSNISDAVSRLGGQPMKQECQELKVKILDQSNQEIMLEVKQSQKEIEELRRAVNNPIPLNIRGQIKEELEIWAEDDKMFIETNGAKSVLKRIKENGCVVVTGSSGTGKSSLVRHVALRMQESYEIIPITNPEDIIHWYNPSKQIMFVVDDFCGTYTINPMKFESWKNQMEKIKSLVEKKLFKLMMSCRLQVYKDAKMKSLSFYQSCECNLLSEDLRLSKTEKQYIAKLYLKTNASKITELNHMFDCFPLLCKLYSKNTKLKMLEFFKNPFSVYKEEIDKLQLEGAHVKYCALALCVMFNNHIKEEWLTEDVDEDIKTIIKNTYEACKVVKGTSRLVLRDELDSLTQTFIRKDGDVYRTIHDKLFDFLAYYFGSVMIYCLIKHASYILIRERFLFEKESSSDEFIITVPERYQQMYIHRLVDDWFKGRVADVFCNINMDNPIFTQRFLVHVKGLQISEQKQLASICDTKSNSTSLIQCSHIGYIDLVTWCLHHCIGNVNHCRNDGVSPLWLACQEGHTEVVQMLITNNADINTCRDTGASPLFIACEKGHTELLQMLITNNADIKKCADTGASPLFMACQNGHNEIVKMLITINADTNKCRDNDEISPLFIACQQGHNEIVKMLTTNNADINKCRDTGASPLFIACQEGHAEVLHTLITNKADINKCTTTGESPVFIACFFGHTKIVELLLRNDADVNLKCGALTPLDIARILNHSNVVHVLQNQNNML; encoded by the exons GTGTACCTGATTCAACAACTTTTGATGTCACATTGATGATTTGCATGATTAGAAACTTGGCATCTATTATTCAGCCAATCGATGGATTCGACAGACTTCCACTACCAGTAGAGACAACTCCAGGAGCTGATCTGGCAAGGATTAAATGGTACAGAAATATATTAGCTCATCATGAAAGTAACAAAATGGCCACTGCTGATTTCAATACAGCATGGAGTAATATATCTGAT GCTGTAAGTAGATTGGGTGGTCAGCCAATGAAGCAAGAGTGCCAAGAATTAAAGGTGAAAATATTAGATCAGTCAAATCAGGAAATTATGCTGGAAGTCAAACAATCACAGAAAGAGATCGAAGAACTAAGACGTGCTGTGAATAACCCAATTCCATTGAACATCAGAG gtcAAATTAAAGAGGAATTGGAAATTTGggcagaagatgataaaatgTTTATAGAAACAAATGGAGCAAAGAGTGTATTAAAACGTATAAAAGAAAATGGTTGCGTTGTTGTTACTGGCAGTTCGGGAACAGGAAAATCTTCGTTGGTGCGTCATGTTGCCCTTCGAATGCAAGAAAGTTATGAGATCATACCGATAACAAATCCTGAAGATATTATTCATTGGTACAATCCAAGTAAACAAATCATGTTTGTTGTTGATGACTTTTGTGGGACATATACCATAAATCCTATGAAATTTGAAAGCTGGAAAAATCAGAtggaaaaaatcaaatcattagTAGAAAAGAAACTGTTTAAATTAATGATGTCTTGTAGACTACAGGTTTACAAAGATGCAAAAATGAAATCTTTGTCATTTTATCAATCCTGTGAATGTAATCTTTTGTCTGAGGATCTACGTTtatcaaaaacagaaaaacaatatattgcTAAACTTTACTTGAAGACAAATGCTTCTAAAATCACGGAATTAAATCACATGTTTGACTGTTTTCCTCTTTTATGCAAATTATACAGCAAAAACACAAAACTGAAAATGTTAGAGTTCTTTAAAAATCCATTTTCAGTTTACAAAGAAGAGATAGATAAATTACAGCTAGAAGGAGCACATGTCAAATACTGTGCACTTGCTCTGTGTGTCATGTTTAACAATCATATTAAAGAAGAATGGCTCACAGAAGATGTCGATGAAGatatcaaaacaattataaagaaCACATATGAAGCTTGTAAAGTGGTGAAAGGAACATCTCGATTGGTACTTCGTGATGAGCTGGATTCACTAACTCAAACGTTTATCAGAAAGGATGGTGACGTGTACAGAACTATTCATGACAAGCTGTTTGACTTTCTTGCTTATTACTTTGGCAGTGTTatgatatattgtttaattaaacatgcttcatatattttaattcgtgaaaggtttttatttgaaaaggaAAGCAGTAGTGATGAATTCATAATAACTGTACCGGAAAGATATcagcaaatgtatatacatagaCTGGTAGATGACTGGTTTAAAGGAAGGGTAGCAGATGTCTTCTGTAATATCAATATGGACAATCCTATCTTCACACAAAGGTTTCTTGTACATGTAAAAGGTTTACAAATATCGGAACAAAAACAATTGGCTAGTATATGTGACACAAAAAGCAATAGCACTTCATTAATACAGTGCTCTCATATAGGATATATTGATCTGGTTACATGGTGTTTACATCATTGTATCGGTAATGTAAACCATTGTCGTAATGATGGAGTATCACCTCTGTGGTTGGCTTGTCAGGAAGGACATACTGAAGTAGTACAGATGTTAATAACCAATAATGCTGACATTAATACGTGTAGAGATACTGGAGCATCACCTCTGTTCATTGCTTGTGAGAAAGGACATACTGAATTACTACAGATGTTAATAACCAATAATGCTGACATTAAAAAGTGTGCAGATACTGGAGCATCACCTCTATTCATGGCTTGCCAGAACGGTCATAATGAAATAGTAAAGATGTTAATAACGATTAATGCTGACACTAATAAGTGTAGAGATAATGATGAAATATCACCTCTGTTCATAGCTTGCCAACAAGGGCATAATGAAATAGTAAAGATGTTAACAACGAATAATGCTGACATTAATAAGTGTAGAGATACTGGAGCATCACCTCTGTTCATTGCTTGTCAGGAAGGACATGCTGAAGTACTACACACATTAATAACCAATAAAGCTGACATTAATAAGTGTACGACTACAGGAGAGTCTCCtgtatttatagcttgttttTTCGGTCATACAAAGATTGTTGAATTGTTATTAAGGAATGATGCAGACGTTAACCTTAAATGTGGAGCACTAACACCCCTAGATATTGCAAGAATATTAAATCATTCCAATGTTGTACatgttttacaaaatcaaaataatatgcTGTAA